A single window of candidate division WOR-3 bacterium DNA harbors:
- a CDS encoding DUF1846 family protein: MLEIPATTPNRIGFDNQKYLAEQTAAIHERVAEFGTKLYLELGGKLVYDYHASRVLPGFHPNVKMELLRELRDDADIILCIHAGDIERRKIRADFGITYDADALKLIDDLKEQGLLVRAVVITRFDNQPAAAAFKNKLEHRGVRVYTHRFTRGYPTEVDIVVSPEGYGANEYVVTEKPLVVVTGPGPGSGKLATCLSQMYHDHQRGVKSGYAKFETFPIWNLPLKHPVNVAYEAATADIRDFNVVDPFHLEASGSVAVNYNRDVEVFPVLRRILTRITGSPRYQSPTEMGVNRAGFGITDDAVTQEAACQEIIRRYFRYRCEHAMGFVDRETVQKVELLMNDLGIKPENRAVVAPARQAGVEAEAKGKGNEGIFCGTAMELPDSTIILIRA, from the coding sequence ATGCTCGAAATCCCCGCCACCACCCCGAATCGGATCGGCTTCGACAACCAGAAGTACCTCGCCGAACAGACAGCGGCTATCCACGAACGGGTCGCGGAGTTCGGCACCAAACTCTACCTCGAACTCGGGGGCAAGCTGGTCTATGACTACCATGCGTCCCGGGTCCTGCCCGGCTTCCACCCCAACGTGAAGATGGAACTGCTGCGCGAACTGCGGGACGATGCTGACATCATCCTCTGCATCCACGCCGGGGACATCGAGCGCCGCAAGATCCGGGCCGACTTCGGTATCACCTACGACGCCGATGCTCTGAAGCTGATTGATGACTTGAAAGAACAGGGCCTGCTCGTCAGGGCGGTGGTCATCACCCGGTTCGACAACCAACCGGCGGCGGCCGCGTTCAAGAACAAGCTCGAACACCGTGGCGTCCGGGTCTACACGCACCGCTTCACCAGAGGGTACCCCACCGAGGTCGACATCGTAGTCAGCCCGGAAGGGTACGGCGCCAACGAGTATGTGGTGACCGAGAAACCTCTGGTGGTGGTAACAGGACCCGGCCCCGGCAGCGGCAAACTGGCGACGTGCCTGTCACAGATGTACCACGACCACCAACGCGGGGTCAAGTCGGGATACGCGAAGTTCGAGACCTTCCCGATATGGAACCTCCCGCTCAAACACCCGGTGAACGTGGCTTACGAGGCCGCGACGGCAGATATCCGGGACTTCAACGTTGTGGATCCCTTCCACCTCGAGGCGTCCGGTTCGGTCGCGGTGAACTACAACCGCGACGTCGAAGTCTTCCCGGTCCTGCGCCGTATTCTCACCAGGATCACCGGCAGTCCGCGCTACCAGTCACCGACGGAGATGGGTGTGAACCGAGCCGGATTCGGCATCACCGATGACGCCGTCACCCAGGAGGCGGCCTGCCAGGAGATCATCCGTCGGTACTTCCGCTACCGTTGCGAACACGCCATGGGTTTCGTGGACCGGGAAACGGTCCAGAAGGTGGAACTACTGATGAACGACCTGGGCATCAAACCGGAAAACCGTGCCGTGGTCGCGCCCGCGCGCCAGGCTGGCGTCGAGGCGGAGGCGAAGGGCAAAGGCAACGAGGGCATCTTCTGCGGCACGGCGATGGAGCTACCCGACTCAACTATCATACTAATCAGAGCATAA
- a CDS encoding adenylate kinase: protein MKSLNLILIGPPGSGKGTQAELLREKNSFVHYSTGEVFRDHIRRKTPVGLQVERYVTSGGLVPDSVVLEVVNSFLAENAGKAILFDGFPRTIPQAEGLDKVLAENQLAVDMAVLVDLADDEVVKRLTARRQCRSCSKIYNLTFKPPKKGGVCDDCDGEIYQRKDDSENVIRDRLNTYHKQTEPVIGYYSTQGKLKRIDGALGRDRVYEEVTRLIGAA, encoded by the coding sequence ATGAAGTCACTGAATCTCATTTTGATCGGGCCGCCCGGCAGCGGCAAAGGTACGCAGGCCGAACTGCTTAGGGAGAAGAACAGCTTCGTGCACTATTCGACCGGAGAGGTGTTCCGCGACCATATCCGGCGCAAGACGCCGGTCGGCCTGCAGGTCGAGAGGTACGTGACTTCCGGGGGCCTGGTTCCGGACTCGGTCGTGCTGGAAGTGGTGAACAGCTTCCTGGCCGAGAACGCAGGCAAAGCGATTCTGTTTGACGGGTTCCCGAGAACGATTCCGCAGGCAGAGGGTCTGGACAAGGTGCTGGCAGAGAACCAGCTGGCTGTGGACATGGCGGTGCTGGTGGACCTTGCTGACGACGAGGTCGTCAAGCGTCTGACCGCGCGGCGCCAGTGCCGAAGTTGTTCGAAGATCTATAACTTGACATTCAAGCCGCCGAAGAAGGGTGGGGTCTGCGACGACTGCGACGGCGAGATCTACCAGCGCAAGGATGATTCCGAGAACGTGATCCGCGACCGGCTCAATACGTACCACAAGCAGACCGAGCCGGTAATCGGCTACTACTCCACTCAGGGCAAGCTTAAGCGGATTGACGGCGCGCTGGGGCGGGACCGGGTGTACGAAGAGGTGACGCGCCTGATTGGCGCGGCTTGA
- the map gene encoding type I methionyl aminopeptidase yields MPVHLKSTREVEGIRAAGRVVAGALEAVGKAVSPGKTLRELEQVCDGYIRSQGGYPTFLGYRGFPAAVCIGVNEEVVHGIPGHRRLIEGDIVKVDVGVTKEGLIADGARTFPVGKVKPEIVALVAATERSFWLGAAQARAGNRVSDIGHAVQSYVEAQGYSVVRDLCGHGVGTNLHEDPSVPNFGKPGLGMKLVAGMTLAIEPMVNMGRYDVETLANGWTVVAADHKPSAHYEHTVLVTAGEPEILTRGTGE; encoded by the coding sequence TTGCCTGTCCATCTGAAATCGACTCGCGAGGTCGAGGGGATTCGAGCGGCGGGGCGAGTCGTCGCCGGGGCGCTGGAAGCGGTCGGCAAGGCAGTCAGTCCCGGCAAGACCCTGCGTGAGCTCGAACAGGTCTGCGATGGGTACATCCGTTCGCAGGGAGGCTATCCGACCTTCCTCGGCTACCGTGGCTTTCCCGCGGCGGTCTGCATTGGAGTGAACGAGGAAGTCGTGCACGGGATTCCCGGTCACCGGAGGTTGATCGAAGGTGACATCGTCAAGGTGGATGTCGGCGTGACCAAGGAGGGCCTGATTGCCGACGGGGCGAGGACGTTTCCGGTGGGGAAGGTGAAGCCGGAGATAGTAGCTTTGGTCGCCGCAACCGAACGTTCGTTCTGGCTGGGCGCGGCCCAGGCCCGGGCAGGAAATCGCGTGTCGGACATCGGTCACGCGGTGCAGTCTTACGTCGAGGCACAAGGCTATTCGGTCGTGCGCGACCTGTGTGGCCACGGTGTCGGCACGAATCTGCACGAGGACCCGTCGGTGCCGAACTTCGGCAAGCCGGGTCTGGGGATGAAGCTTGTCGCCGGGATGACGCTGGCGATCGAGCCGATGGTGAATATGGGCAGGTACGATGTGGAAACGCTTGCCAACGGATGGACCGTGGTTGCGGCGGACCACAAACCATCGGCGCACTACGAGCATACGGTGCTCGTTACTGCCGGCGAGCCGGAGATACTGACACGGGGAACTGGCGAGTGA